Sequence from the Halomarina litorea genome:
CGCTGGCCGAACAGATCCTCGACGTTCGCGGTGTGGTGACTACCCGCGATTTGCTCGGGGGCGAACGGAATGTCCACGTCGAGGTCGTCGCCGACACGGTCGGGGAGATCGAAGAGATCCGCAACGAAATAGCGGACTTGGGCTTGACGATCAACAGTTCTGAGATCATCTCCGAGACGCGGATCCAGTCATGGGACCACTTCTATCCACGGCCGGCCCCCGACGCGCGCCAGGACGACGACAGCGACGACGGGTCTGTCACCAATCAAGGATAATCGAGGATCGCTTGAAATTTTCAAATCTATCCGCGCGCATAGGTCCCGAGCTCACATCATGATTTGAATATTTCCATCGACAACCATTTTTAGTTGGAGTTTCCAAATGTAACAATTATATGAGTAAAAGGGCTTATTCGTTAGCTCGTCCTTGCCACTCTATGGCCCAGTCAACCGAGGCGGTAACCAATACTTTCAGCATATTGGCAAATCCCGTTCGTCGGTACGTCCTGTACTACCTCGACGAGCAGGAGACTCCAGTCTCCCTCGACCGCCTCGCCACTCGGGTTGCTGCCTGGCACACCGACAGCGACCCGGACGCCGTCGACGACGCCACCCTCACCAAGATGCGCACAGCCCTGTATCGCGTTCATCTGCCCAAATTCTCTGAGGCAGGCTATATCGCGTGGGATACGGACTCCCGCACGATTCGGCGAGGACCCAGCTTCGGACGAGAACGCGTCGTTATTCCGGTTGGTGGCCGACCATGAAGACGTACTGCCCGCGGGAGGGCCGTAACCCATGAGCCGGCTTCACACGTGGCTCTCCCGACTCAGTGGGCGCACACAGGCCGAGACACTGCCCACTCGCAACGACTCCGAGGACGAAGTCACCACGGCCCTGTTTTCGTGCTCTGTCTGCGAGAGGACGTACATCAGCAAAGTGATGGACGCCTGCTCAAAGTGTGGAGAGTCAGTCACCCAAATCCCGTCCAAGCGTGAATTAGCCCTCTCAACCACTCGGCCATGACTGACAACACAATGACGGCTGAGCAACGTAAAGCCGAGACGGTAAGTCTGCTGCAGGACCTCGGGCTGAAGGAGTACGAGGCGCGGAGTTTCCTGGCGTTGACCCAACTCTCGACGGGGACCGCCAAGGAAATCAGCGAGATCTCCGAGGTCCCTCGGACCCGGGTTTACGACGCCGTCCGAGTGCTGGAGTCAAAGGGGCTGGTCGAAGTACAGCACTCGAGCCCCCAGCAGTTTCGCGGGGTCAGCATTGAGGAAGCAACCGCGATCTTGCGTCAGCAGTACGACACGCGGATCGACACCCTTCAGTCACACCTCGAAGCGCTCGATCTCCAACCGGAGATCGACGACAGCGACCGAATGCAGGAGGTATGGACGCTGTCCGGCCACGATGGCATCGAGGCCCGGACACACAATCTGCTGGCGGACGCCGAATCGGAGATCGTCCTGCTGGTCGTCGAGGAGGAACTCCTGACGGAGGCGTTGTACGAGTGGCTCAACGACGCAGTCGACCGCGGTGTCGACGTGATCATCGGTGGCGAAACGGACGCGATCATCGCCAAGCTCGATACCGAGATACCATCCGTGAAGGTGTTCGAAACCGAACTGGACTGGCTCCTGGGGCCGGCGAGCGACGACGAGATTGCCATCAGCCGGCTGCTGTTGGTCGACCGCACGACGTTGCTGGTCAGTTCCTTCTACCCGGACGCCGATCCCGATGAATCACACGAGCAGGCGGTCTTCGCTAACGGCCTGGATAACGGTGTCGTCGTCCTCCTTCGCCGGATAATCTCCTCGGGTCTGCTCCCCGTGGCGAACCCGGTGAGGTAGCAAGTCAGCGGTTCTCGGGCTAGACTGCGCGAACAGAGTGATGACTACAGGCACTATACTGAACGAATCTGCCCCACTAATACAGATGTGAGACCTGTTATGTGAGATTCCCTGAATCTGTGGACGTCGGAGTGACTTCCTCTATCAGGTACTATACATCGAAATTCTTATATCTGGGAATACTACTCTCAAGATTATGTCTGAACACCGAATGCCTCGGGCACCCCCTGAAACAAAAAGCGAGCAGATAAAGGAAGCGACCGTCGGATTCGGGAAGGCAATCGGGATTTTGATGCTCGCGGGCATTCCGCTCCAGGCCCTGAACCTGGTCTCGGCGACGATTCCCAGCATCGGTTCTCTGATTTACGGCCTCCAAATACTTTTGGCGCTAATTTGCCTCGTCATTGCGGACACGATGGTGCCACTCTGGGTAAAAGAACGCATCCCAGTCGTCCGGTTCGGCGCGTCAAAGCGAGCGGAGACATACGCAAAGTGGTACGCCTGGTATAGCCTAGGCTGACCCACAGCACCGTTAGGTATGCCTGTCCCCCAGTTCCCAGCATGCTGCATGCACGCTCTGAATCTCGCACGCCGCTCATGACAGCATCTGAGTAGGTTTCAGCGAGCGTGCTGCATGCAGGGCGCGT
This genomic interval carries:
- a CDS encoding Lrp/AsnC family transcriptional regulator is translated as MDGIQIDDVDRSILHQLQLNARQTDTEIAKKVDVTSTTVRNRLDKLEDGGVIRGYHPEINYEQAGYPLHVMFVCTVNPIKLDSLAEQILDVRGVVTTRDLLGGERNVHVEVVADTVGEIEEIRNEIADLGLTINSSEIISETRIQSWDHFYPRPAPDARQDDDSDDGSVTNQG
- a CDS encoding DUF7344 domain-containing protein; translated protein: MAQSTEAVTNTFSILANPVRRYVLYYLDEQETPVSLDRLATRVAAWHTDSDPDAVDDATLTKMRTALYRVHLPKFSEAGYIAWDTDSRTIRRGPSFGRERVVIPVGGRP
- a CDS encoding TrmB family transcriptional regulator, which encodes MTAEQRKAETVSLLQDLGLKEYEARSFLALTQLSTGTAKEISEISEVPRTRVYDAVRVLESKGLVEVQHSSPQQFRGVSIEEATAILRQQYDTRIDTLQSHLEALDLQPEIDDSDRMQEVWTLSGHDGIEARTHNLLADAESEIVLLVVEEELLTEALYEWLNDAVDRGVDVIIGGETDAIIAKLDTEIPSVKVFETELDWLLGPASDDEIAISRLLLVDRTTLLVSSFYPDADPDESHEQAVFANGLDNGVVVLLRRIISSGLLPVANPVR